The genomic region AAACGCAAGCGCTTCGTCGAACGCTTCATCGCGAAGCTCGGCATAGACTTCGGCCACCAGGCGGTCGGTCTCGGACTGGCTTGCGCCGCCATCGAGCGTCGCTGCGAATGGCGTGAGATTCTCGCTCCACGGAGCGAAGCCGATCGCCGCGCCGTTGCCGGTTTCGGCGAAGGCTTCAGCGAACGGGTTTTCGTGCGCGGCGAAGAGATGGGATGACTCTTGTTGATTCAGCATCGCGCGACTCCGGCCTCCTGAACATCTGCGGTGCAGTTGAGCATGACCGCCGTCCGCCGCTGTGTGTGCCGCCGTCGCCTTGCCGGCTTGTTCGCGCGCTCAGTGCGTATTGCTGCCGTGGCCGCGGCGCTTTCCGAGGCGTCCACGCAGCGTCGCAGGATCGTCCGCGGGCAGACGACGGCCGTCCCTGCAGACTCCGGAAAAGGAAGAGACAAAAAGGGAAGGGGAAGCTAGTGCGCGGTGCGTGAGGCGGGACAAATGCCGGCCACGCGCTTCGCCAGCGCCTCATCCGGGGCCACGCCCAGCTCGCAGGCAAGGCGCTTTGCCAGCGAACGGTAGCACTGGACCGCCTGGTAGCGATTGCGCTGGGCGAGATATGCATCAATCAGCGCTTCGGCCGCCGATTCGCGCAGCGGCTCGGCGGCGAGCGCGGCGACCCCCGCCTGTGCTGCCAGCGCGAGATCGCCACACGTCGTCATCATCCGGCAGGCCGCCTCGAGCGCCTCCACCCGCAGCAGGCGAAACGCCTCCTGCCTGGCGATCAGCCACTCCTCATGCCAGCCGGGCAGAACATCGTTCGATAGCAATACGATGTCCTCGAAGGTAAGCGCTTCGCCCTTGAGGGCACGGGCCGCGATGGCCTGCGCGCGCGAGAAATCAACGTCCGCCGACAGCACCAGCTCGTCGCCCATGGTCTCGATCCAGCCGCGCGGAACGTGCCACAGCGCGCGGCGGAGGTTGGCTCGGCCCGCGTCTTCGGCGAGATCCAGCCAGAGATTGCTGGCGGCTGCGGTGCGCGAGACCGGCCGGCCTTGAAGCGCGAGAAAGGCGAGAAGCCGGCGCGCCGGGAGCGAGAGGCGAACCATCGGGTGGACGCCAAGCCGCCCGAGAATGGCGACCTTGCGCTCCACTATCCTCTCACTGATGCCCCCCGTCATGAAGAGCCTTCCTGGTCGCGAGATTATGAAAAAGTTCGACCGAGCTCTGGCCGGCCGAGTAAAGTCTTCTGTTGGGCCGTTCGTATTCCGGCCGGTCCTTAAATTCTCGACACTAGGCTGACAACCGGCGTGGAATGGTACGCCCGCCGCCCATCGTGGGCAATAAATCGGGTTGGAGCCCGAGGCCGGGACTTAGCGATAGATTTAGTCGCGTTTTACTGTTCAATGGCGCGGGTGCGTGCGTATGCCGACAACCGTGTTCGAACACTGTGGCTAACACGAGGCCTGGTGGCAGTTCGCCGCGCGCGCAGAATTTGCCGCAGATATTGCACATGGGCGTGCCCAGTCCTGTGCACATGTGAACCTCACCACAACTCCGACACGCGTTGACCGAAATCAGGCTCGACGGTTTGCCGCCAGAGCATCCTGTGCTCGCGTGGGATGCGCGAGGCGGAACCCAGAGCAAATTCCGACCCGGACAGTCGCCCGATGCAGATCAGTTCGTAACGTAGCGGTGTTTTCTATCCCGATAGTATGAACTAGTTCATTCTTGAGCCGCAACCAGAAGCTTCACGTCGAGCATAGCCGGTTCGATGCAATGATCGGTTGCAAAAATGAAGCAGCGCACGCATCTGACAAGAGTACTGCCTTGACCGTCTGAGGAGGACGCGGCTGTTCACGCCAGCTAGCCGCAGTATCCAATTTAGTTAAGTAGTGCCGACGTTTGACGCGAAGGCGGCGGTCGACTACCGCTTCGCGGCAAAGAATGAGCCCGGTAAGACCCGAATGCGATCGTCGACGGGATCTCGTAAGCGACACGCGCGCGATGGCGGACCAAGCTCTGCAGGCAGCCTATCGTTCGCAAGGCCTGGAGCCGGACAGTGACTCGAGTGCAGACAATTTAGCGTTTTGTTGAAGCGACGCCCGCGAGCCTGGGTCCGGTGATAAAGTCGATTGGGCTCAAGTCGGGGCAAGTGAACCGAGCGTGGTCCTTGGCTCGGTCATAGATTGGTGCACGTTACGTCCATGAGAGAGCAACCGCGGCACGTCTGAGAAGAATTTCCACGCAAACGCACTTCTTGCGTCAATTTGTATTGCTGCTTGAGAACTATGGATCTTGGTAGCAAGTCCCTTCCCCTTACCAGCAAAGCTTATGCTGCCGAGTTCGCGCGTTGCAGCGGTGCACTTGGACGCCGCGCGCTAGTGTCTGGGATTTAGAGCACTGTTCAGGCCGTCGCCGATGAGGTTGAAGCCGATCACGAGCGTGATGATCGCAAGGCCGGGCCAAAGCGCCATCCATGGTGCCTCGCCATTTTGAGAGGCGGCTGCTATTTGGCGGCAGCGTCCGCTACATACGCTTCGTATGATTGTCCAAGGGCGCTGTGCGTAAATGATTTCCAAGGCCACAATCTCGGAATAGTCGCTCGTCTCGTCCCCGGTATTTGA from Bradyrhizobium sp. CB1015 harbors:
- a CDS encoding BTAD domain-containing putative transcriptional regulator translates to MTGGISERIVERKVAILGRLGVHPMVRLSLPARRLLAFLALQGRPVSRTAAASNLWLDLAEDAGRANLRRALWHVPRGWIETMGDELVLSADVDFSRAQAIAARALKGEALTFEDIVLLSNDVLPGWHEEWLIARQEAFRLLRVEALEAACRMMTTCGDLALAAQAGVAALAAEPLRESAAEALIDAYLAQRNRYQAVQCYRSLAKRLACELGVAPDEALAKRVAGICPASRTAH